One window of the Desulfobulbaceae bacterium genome contains the following:
- a CDS encoding radical SAM protein encodes MSKTNRIDSHKLQYHPARVAQWQERGDCFPVYVEIGLTNRCNHRCVFCALDWLERGGVDINSEVLVQSLADMAAHGVKSIMFAGEGESLLHRDAPLFIRVANAHGIKVAVTTNGVPLTPDKAEACLPYLSWIRFSVNAGTAEQYAAIHQTKAGDFERVLANIRYAAEFKRQNNLKVDIGVQILLLPEAFDGVLQLAELVKDAGADNFQVKPYSQHPSSSNRYYLDYQQYLHLEPQLKAFESETFTVFFRSNSMLRLADSADYGLCHGLPFFALINAHGQIIPCNLFYNDPEFIYGDLKQQSFAEIWTGEQRKKVLEAMKKRNIKECRQGCRLDAINRYLHRVVSPEERDDFI; translated from the coding sequence ATGTCAAAAACAAACCGAATAGACTCTCATAAACTCCAGTATCATCCCGCCCGGGTGGCCCAGTGGCAGGAGCGGGGGGATTGCTTCCCGGTCTATGTCGAAATAGGTCTGACCAACCGATGCAATCACCGTTGCGTGTTCTGTGCCCTCGACTGGTTGGAGCGGGGCGGAGTGGACATTAACAGTGAGGTCTTGGTCCAGTCACTTGCCGACATGGCGGCACATGGAGTCAAGTCGATTATGTTTGCCGGGGAGGGTGAGTCCCTCCTTCATCGGGATGCCCCTTTGTTTATCCGGGTGGCCAATGCTCATGGCATCAAGGTTGCGGTAACCACCAATGGCGTGCCGTTGACCCCGGACAAGGCCGAAGCCTGTCTTCCTTATCTGTCGTGGATACGCTTCAGTGTTAATGCCGGGACGGCCGAACAGTATGCTGCAATTCATCAAACAAAAGCAGGGGATTTCGAGCGGGTACTGGCCAATATCCGTTATGCCGCCGAGTTTAAGCGTCAGAATAATTTGAAGGTGGATATCGGGGTCCAGATACTGTTGTTGCCTGAAGCCTTTGATGGGGTGCTTCAGTTAGCCGAGTTGGTGAAAGATGCCGGGGCCGACAATTTCCAGGTCAAGCCTTATTCTCAGCACCCATCAAGCTCTAATCGATACTATCTGGATTATCAGCAGTATCTTCATCTGGAACCCCAGCTCAAGGCCTTTGAGTCAGAGACGTTTACGGTTTTTTTTCGGAGCAACAGTATGCTGCGGCTGGCCGATAGCGCTGACTATGGCCTCTGTCATGGACTGCCTTTTTTTGCACTGATTAATGCCCATGGCCAGATCATCCCCTGCAATCTCTTCTATAATGATCCCGAATTTATCTATGGGGATCTGAAGCAGCAGAGTTTTGCCGAGATCTGGACCGGGGAGCAGCGGAAGAAGGTGCTGGAGGCAATGAAAAAACGGAACATCAAGGAGTGCCGACAGGGGTGTCGGCTGGATGCGATCAACCGGTATCTGCACCGGGTGGTATCGCCAGAGGAGCGGGACGATTTCATATGA
- a CDS encoding radical SAM protein yields the protein MKKVILPERYNYIEAYLTLRCNLGCVYCINERSGKAARKREELSARQWAEGLNRIEFGDNPLTLGGGEPTLYPEFFELLDRLRPDIAIDLLTNLEFDIDAFIAKTSPGRFNRCKLPAYKAIRVSYHVERMDASELLAKVIKLQQAGFSIGIFGLNHPSNIEQNMKMAEMACDNRIFFFVKDFLGMSDGRLFGHFKYSEALDGKLKQVECRTQEILIGPGGGIYRCHRDLYRRESSIASVIDSELEITDAFRPCDNFGACNPCDVKLKTNRYLQMGSCAVEIR from the coding sequence ATGAAGAAGGTGATCTTGCCGGAGCGGTATAACTATATTGAGGCCTATCTTACCCTGCGCTGCAATCTGGGGTGCGTCTACTGTATTAATGAACGTTCGGGCAAGGCAGCCAGAAAGCGGGAGGAGTTGAGCGCCAGGCAATGGGCCGAGGGCTTAAACCGAATCGAATTCGGTGATAATCCTCTGACCTTGGGCGGAGGTGAGCCCACCCTCTATCCTGAGTTTTTCGAACTGCTCGATCGTTTGCGGCCGGATATTGCCATCGATCTTTTGACAAACCTTGAGTTTGATATCGACGCCTTCATCGCCAAGACCTCGCCTGGGCGGTTCAACCGCTGCAAACTCCCGGCCTACAAGGCGATTCGGGTGAGTTATCATGTTGAGCGCATGGACGCGTCTGAGCTGCTTGCCAAGGTGATCAAGCTGCAGCAGGCGGGATTCAGCATCGGGATTTTTGGACTCAACCATCCGTCGAATATCGAACAGAACATGAAAATGGCTGAGATGGCCTGTGATAACCGAATATTCTTTTTTGTGAAGGATTTTCTGGGGATGTCTGACGGGCGGCTTTTCGGTCATTTCAAGTATTCCGAGGCCTTGGATGGAAAGCTAAAGCAGGTCGAGTGCCGGACCCAGGAAATTCTGATCGGGCCGGGCGGCGGTATCTACCGTTGTCATCGGGATCTTTATCGCCGGGAGAGTAGCATCGCTTCAGTTATCGATTCGGAGCTTGAGATTACTGATGCCTTCAGGCCGTGCGACAATTTTGGCGCCTGCAATCCCTGTGATGTTAAGCTCAAGACCAACCGTTATCTCCAGATGGGGAGCTGTGCTGTGGAAATACGGTGA
- a CDS encoding glycosyltransferase family 2 protein: protein MSITVFIPAFNEESNLANATAGALSAVEGYGGDFEIIILNACSSDNTGRIADELAVANPKIRVIHQTQWVGLGANYMVGVRAARMDYFVLFPGDNENSWHSLAQAINLAGKADIIISYTTNMEVRQWHRQVISNAFVWLLNHLFVLKLKYYNGNAVYPTKLLQGLEVKSQDFAYNAEILIKLIKSGCSYTEFGVQIKPTNKTAIFSINNILGVIRTIALLVYDVRIRNRDRYRHLGTAIG from the coding sequence ATGTCGATTACAGTATTTATTCCTGCGTTTAATGAAGAGAGCAATCTGGCCAATGCCACGGCCGGGGCATTGAGTGCGGTCGAGGGCTATGGGGGTGATTTCGAGATCATTATTCTCAATGCCTGCAGCAGCGATAACACGGGGCGAATTGCCGACGAGCTTGCGGTCGCCAATCCGAAGATTCGGGTGATCCATCAGACACAGTGGGTTGGTCTTGGCGCTAATTACATGGTAGGGGTCAGGGCGGCGCGGATGGACTATTTTGTGTTGTTTCCCGGAGACAATGAAAATTCCTGGCACTCTCTTGCCCAAGCGATCAACCTGGCGGGCAAGGCCGATATTATCATCTCCTACACGACTAATATGGAGGTCAGGCAATGGCATCGACAGGTTATTTCCAATGCCTTTGTCTGGTTGCTGAACCACCTGTTCGTGCTTAAGCTGAAATATTACAATGGCAATGCGGTCTATCCCACCAAACTGCTCCAGGGGCTTGAGGTCAAATCTCAGGATTTTGCCTATAATGCTGAAATACTGATCAAGCTGATCAAGTCAGGGTGCAGTTATACCGAGTTTGGTGTTCAGATCAAGCCGACCAATAAGACCGCAATTTTCAGTATTAACAATATCCTTGGGGTCATCAGGACCATCGCTCTTTTGGTTTATGATGTGCGGATCAGGAATAGGGATCGTTACCGACACCTAGGGACAGCAATCGGATGA
- a CDS encoding carboxypeptidase regulatory-like domain-containing protein: protein MKKIIAFTLGLFLTLLGTGMADVPGFMKEQMGTLKGIVYVKDKPFTDAIVAFFDKNGGPPPITGSARRVPDAIDRSSAKGEFSAKLLPGTYFMATMQRDPKKGFGPPREGEEFFFMRDDTGKLREFTIETKKTNDVGRTDGLAPGAFEEFKSFITIKGKVTSDEGKPLAGVLVTLKDNVEAPRPKFISHATGDDGTFSVKVPPGKYYVMARESIGGGKPGIGTFIGSYGKTDPLGEAVTPNMGSQPGASAAAKDIQSAGSGQAIAVEGKNGAVIENVNIQMFKIPDPVATREKYEAEAKSQAGLPQQPPVFILDPAEKK, encoded by the coding sequence ATGAAAAAAATTATTGCGTTTACGCTAGGGTTATTTCTGACTCTACTAGGAACTGGTATGGCCGATGTCCCCGGGTTCATGAAAGAACAGATGGGCACACTAAAAGGTATCGTCTACGTCAAGGACAAGCCCTTCACCGACGCCATCGTCGCTTTTTTCGATAAAAATGGCGGCCCGCCGCCGATCACCGGCAGCGCCCGCCGGGTACCGGACGCCATCGACCGCTCAAGCGCCAAAGGAGAATTTTCCGCAAAACTGCTTCCTGGGACCTACTTCATGGCCACCATGCAACGCGATCCGAAGAAAGGCTTTGGTCCACCCCGAGAAGGAGAAGAATTCTTTTTCATGCGTGACGACACTGGCAAACTCCGTGAATTCACGATAGAAACCAAAAAGACGAACGATGTCGGCAGGACCGATGGCCTAGCCCCTGGCGCTTTTGAGGAGTTCAAAAGCTTTATCACCATTAAGGGCAAAGTGACCAGCGACGAGGGGAAACCTTTGGCCGGGGTCTTAGTCACCTTGAAAGACAACGTGGAGGCCCCCCGGCCTAAGTTTATCTCCCATGCCACTGGGGATGACGGCACCTTCTCCGTCAAAGTCCCACCGGGTAAATATTATGTCATGGCTCGAGAATCAATTGGCGGTGGCAAGCCAGGGATCGGCACCTTCATCGGCTCTTACGGCAAAACCGACCCCCTTGGCGAGGCTGTGACCCCCAATATGGGCAGTCAACCCGGCGCCTCTGCCGCGGCAAAAGATATACAAAGTGCCGGCAGCGGTCAGGCAATAGCGGTAGAAGGCAAAAATGGCGCGGTAATCGAAAACGTCAATATCCAGATGTTTAAGATTCCCGACCCAGTCGCGACCCGCGAAAAGTATGAAGCCGAGGCAAAAAGCCAGGCAGGCCTGCCCCAGCAGCCGCCAGTGTTCATCCTCGATCCTGCTGAAAAGAAATAG
- a CDS encoding right-handed parallel beta-helix repeat-containing protein, with amino-acid sequence MPSGRPPPLLLIMVLLTTIILPTRLQAEVLTANTVWQGQVHLTDDVLVPAGITLTVKAGAVITASPAESTKIDPEYLSHQTEILVRGILKIEGTPDSPATFASDSVSADDDTRWAGIIVDGGTLEATFAKINGAETGVYVFKGRAALTSVVVDKNHYGIIADGKDAHITLSQATISKNDYGVSTFNRAIITEDTVTIKDNHKKDRLASQATAAQVAPISLSLPSPPLTHAYTNETLMGNTIWRGRISVNGQVRLPPEGRLIIMPGTIIEFGKTDTNDDGIGENGILIQGALIAKGTKERPILFHSAEKSPQMGDWDSINILGSDQQRNVIEFCQIEDAYRGFHFHFSAVAVTNSVLRNNYRGVQFQESVVELRDNQFYHNKSGLQCRDSDVTLTRNQLFDNIIGANLYRLNLQARDNTFANNRWDGLRIREGAATVEHNKMIGNRFGLQVADAVFGRFNRNLMTANIETGLALRNTDNIETSANAIVGNGINGLIIREARGTVTGNFIADNGERGIGIQSFIGQIKANTIVDNGLYGIGLEGKDDIAATGNWWGDSNLDKEIFDHHDDLNLGLVTFEPRATAPLPFAWPTAEIPVNLTLSNEITVTSTITVPQGATLAIKPGATIRFAPEAGMNILGRIEAGGTKEHRITFAPLDDHGPSSWGEIKMERAMGSFFTNCDFSKATWALHSHFVDLKVSHCQFDGNDGGIRINNGPVDISQSRFRNNRIGFRSFQGIATIHNNEFTGNETAIFVREKGSGTIINHNNLTDNGMYAIRLGDFNDEDVDARHNWWGGKPVLDQVFDGHREEYIGTVLFDPELKAPITLDWSPTGGDRP; translated from the coding sequence GTGCCATCAGGAAGACCACCCCCCTTACTGCTCATCATGGTCCTACTGACTACCATTATCCTGCCGACTCGGCTTCAAGCTGAAGTACTTACTGCCAATACCGTCTGGCAGGGACAAGTCCATCTTACCGACGATGTGCTCGTTCCTGCCGGAATTACCCTGACTGTCAAAGCGGGCGCCGTGATCACGGCCTCCCCTGCCGAGAGCACCAAGATCGACCCCGAGTATCTTTCCCATCAAACCGAAATCCTGGTCCGCGGCATCCTCAAGATTGAAGGCACGCCAGACTCTCCTGCTACCTTTGCCTCAGATAGCGTATCCGCAGACGATGATACCCGCTGGGCGGGGATCATCGTTGACGGCGGCACCCTTGAAGCGACATTCGCAAAAATCAACGGCGCCGAGACAGGGGTGTATGTCTTTAAGGGACGAGCAGCACTGACTTCAGTTGTGGTAGACAAGAACCATTACGGCATCATCGCCGACGGCAAAGATGCCCACATCACCTTGTCCCAAGCCACGATAAGCAAAAACGACTATGGTGTTTCCACCTTCAACCGGGCGATCATCACTGAAGATACCGTCACCATCAAAGATAACCACAAAAAGGATCGCCTTGCCAGCCAGGCAACTGCGGCCCAGGTCGCCCCAATCTCCTTAAGCCTGCCTTCGCCCCCCCTCACCCACGCCTACACCAACGAAACTCTGATGGGAAACACCATCTGGCGGGGCCGCATCAGCGTTAACGGCCAAGTGCGGCTGCCACCGGAAGGACGGCTGATCATCATGCCCGGCACAATCATCGAGTTCGGCAAAACCGACACCAACGACGATGGCATTGGCGAAAACGGCATCTTGATCCAAGGCGCTCTGATTGCCAAAGGCACCAAGGAGCGGCCGATCCTCTTCCACTCTGCCGAGAAATCCCCGCAAATGGGCGACTGGGACTCAATCAATATCCTAGGTAGCGATCAACAACGTAATGTGATTGAGTTCTGTCAGATTGAAGATGCCTATCGCGGCTTCCACTTTCACTTTTCAGCCGTGGCGGTCACCAACTCGGTGTTGCGCAACAACTATCGCGGCGTCCAATTTCAGGAATCGGTGGTGGAACTTCGCGACAACCAATTCTACCACAACAAGAGCGGCCTGCAGTGCCGAGATTCCGATGTCACCCTGACACGCAATCAGCTCTTTGACAATATCATCGGCGCCAACCTGTACCGTCTCAACCTCCAAGCCCGCGACAACACCTTTGCCAATAACCGCTGGGATGGCTTACGGATTCGGGAGGGAGCGGCAACGGTCGAACACAACAAAATGATCGGCAACCGCTTTGGCCTGCAAGTGGCCGATGCCGTCTTTGGCCGGTTCAATCGCAACCTGATGACCGCCAACATCGAAACCGGCCTGGCGCTACGCAATACCGACAACATCGAGACCAGCGCCAACGCCATTGTCGGCAATGGCATAAACGGCCTGATTATCCGCGAAGCGCGAGGGACCGTGACCGGCAACTTCATCGCCGATAACGGTGAACGCGGCATCGGCATTCAGTCCTTTATTGGTCAGATCAAGGCCAACACCATCGTTGATAACGGTCTCTACGGGATCGGACTGGAAGGAAAGGACGACATCGCAGCCACCGGCAACTGGTGGGGCGACTCAAACCTGGACAAAGAGATCTTTGACCACCATGATGACTTAAACTTGGGTCTGGTGACCTTTGAACCTCGTGCGACAGCGCCACTGCCCTTTGCCTGGCCAACTGCCGAGATCCCAGTCAATCTCACCTTGAGCAACGAAATCACGGTCACCTCTACCATTACCGTGCCCCAGGGGGCAACACTTGCCATCAAACCGGGAGCCACCATCCGCTTCGCACCTGAGGCCGGGATGAACATTCTTGGCCGAATTGAGGCGGGGGGCACGAAAGAACATCGGATCACCTTTGCGCCTCTTGACGACCACGGGCCATCCAGTTGGGGGGAGATCAAGATGGAGCGGGCCATGGGCAGCTTCTTTACCAACTGCGACTTCAGCAAGGCGACGTGGGCGCTCCACAGTCACTTTGTCGACCTCAAGGTCAGCCACTGCCAATTCGATGGTAACGATGGAGGTATCCGCATCAACAACGGCCCTGTTGATATCAGTCAATCCCGCTTTCGCAACAACCGTATCGGTTTCCGATCATTTCAGGGAATCGCCACCATCCACAACAACGAGTTCACCGGCAACGAGACAGCCATCTTTGTCAGAGAAAAAGGTAGCGGGACAATAATCAACCACAACAACCTTACGGATAACGGCATGTACGCTATCCGCTTAGGTGATTTCAATGACGAGGATGTTGATGCCCGCCACAACTGGTGGGGAGGAAAGCCGGTCCTGGACCAGGTTTTTGACGGCCACCGCGAAGAGTATATCGGCACGGTGCTCTTTGATCCGGAACTTAAGGCGCCGATTACCCTCGACTGGAGCCCCACGGGAGGAGACCGCCCATGA
- a CDS encoding carboxypeptidase regulatory-like domain-containing protein, whose amino-acid sequence MNRRALMLVLTLITLLCPSMVVSADFVLSGVISDVNGQPVRSAEVSLYRSKNVKKPADFASNRTTADGAYSVTIPQGNYWAVAALRKGERRFGPLELGDKHSGDPVEVIAKAEIDLTHNFIVMDLREAAKQNQKKNTDLFQLSGRIIDQNGSPVVMAYIMADKNPRFKEMPSYISPWTDSSGGYLLLLPQGKYHLGATTTYPPEPGQTLPIAIDLSVDTDNVDLKIITEDTGKPTDHTDAD is encoded by the coding sequence ATGAACAGACGTGCCCTGATGCTGGTCCTGACACTAATCACCCTCCTCTGTCCCAGCATGGTCGTGAGCGCGGACTTTGTCCTTTCCGGAGTCATCTCCGATGTCAACGGACAGCCTGTGAGAAGCGCTGAAGTATCGCTCTATCGCAGTAAGAACGTCAAGAAACCCGCGGACTTCGCCTCCAACCGAACGACCGCCGATGGCGCCTATAGTGTCACCATCCCTCAAGGAAACTACTGGGCGGTTGCCGCCCTTCGCAAAGGGGAACGTCGCTTTGGCCCGCTGGAACTCGGAGACAAACACTCCGGAGACCCCGTGGAAGTGATCGCCAAAGCAGAAATCGATCTGACTCACAACTTCATAGTCATGGATCTGCGAGAGGCGGCAAAACAAAATCAGAAAAAAAACACCGATCTTTTCCAATTAAGCGGCCGGATAATAGACCAGAACGGCTCTCCTGTGGTCATGGCCTATATCATGGCGGATAAAAACCCACGATTCAAAGAGATGCCGAGCTACATCTCGCCCTGGACCGACTCAAGCGGCGGATATCTACTCTTGCTGCCCCAAGGAAAATATCACCTCGGGGCTACCACGACATACCCTCCCGAGCCAGGCCAAACATTACCCATCGCAATTGACCTCTCTGTCGACACCGATAACGTTGATCTTAAGATAATCACAGAGGATACAGGCAAACCAACAGACCACACTGACGCCGACTAA
- a CDS encoding GGDEF domain-containing protein, translating into MKNDNKIRNEMDDSVNPELLDLVRISEIARKALTQLVSESMPAIPPNYEKVFYNTAIKMGESELVNHLVATLPTGQAATVMVNGLTSMIIDFNEGIKRYRAGIDQHGGQLDDKNDVIQQLVGPVVWELLEKDLSELRNANNQMKVQLEEAESRLKSQEQQVSQLQRKTRCDPLTGVMNRFAMAEDLFDELARCKRYGRQFGLVMADIDHFKRINDSYGHAVGDEALKSFVRMLRSCLREVDVIYRYGGEEFVVLLPETDSPGTMLVAERLRRMVESQVMKHREDASLQVRFTASFGVAIFRGDEFSWEEIIQRADQALYRAKNNGRNRVESEM; encoded by the coding sequence ATGAAAAATGACAACAAGATACGTAACGAAATGGATGATTCGGTTAATCCTGAGCTGCTGGATTTGGTGAGGATTTCTGAAATTGCCAGAAAAGCTCTTACTCAGCTGGTGTCAGAGTCTATGCCTGCCATCCCTCCGAACTACGAAAAAGTGTTTTACAATACTGCTATAAAAATGGGGGAGTCAGAGCTTGTCAATCACCTTGTGGCGACTCTTCCCACAGGTCAGGCAGCCACAGTCATGGTGAATGGACTGACCTCCATGATCATCGATTTCAATGAGGGGATCAAGCGGTACCGAGCCGGAATAGATCAACACGGCGGTCAATTGGATGATAAAAATGATGTAATCCAGCAGTTGGTCGGACCAGTCGTATGGGAACTGCTTGAGAAAGATCTATCAGAGTTGCGTAATGCCAATAATCAGATGAAAGTGCAACTGGAGGAGGCAGAGAGTCGACTGAAGAGTCAGGAACAGCAGGTTTCTCAATTACAGCGTAAAACCAGATGTGATCCCTTGACCGGTGTCATGAACAGGTTTGCGATGGCCGAAGATCTTTTTGATGAATTAGCTCGCTGTAAGCGTTACGGTCGTCAGTTCGGCCTTGTCATGGCCGATATCGACCATTTTAAACGGATTAACGATAGCTACGGACATGCTGTAGGTGACGAGGCATTGAAGTCTTTTGTCAGAATGCTCCGGTCCTGCTTGCGTGAAGTGGATGTTATTTATCGTTACGGTGGTGAAGAGTTCGTGGTGCTGCTGCCAGAAACTGACTCTCCAGGCACTATGCTTGTGGCAGAACGGTTGCGCCGGATGGTTGAGTCGCAGGTTATGAAACACCGGGAGGATGCCTCTCTGCAGGTCCGTTTTACCGCCTCTTTTGGGGTGGCGATTTTTCGTGGGGATGAGTTTTCGTGGGAGGAGATTATTCAACGGGCGGATCAGGCGTTGTATCGAGCAAAAAATAACGGCCGTAATCGGGTTGAGAGTGAAATGTGA
- a CDS encoding tetratricopeptide repeat protein: protein MLNTRPWIALVVVVLVVLGPVIGHEFLDYDDAINITSNPEVTKFSLEGLLSFWLTPYVNLYIPVTYNLWALLAKASGVLPGAVVGQLNPALFHGVNLLLHLAGASMVFLLLSDLFRAPWAAWAGAVLFAIHPVQVESVAWVTGMKDVLSGFFSLMALWFLVRYVREDGEEGNRWGWYLAAAIFFLLAMLSKPGAVATPALAWIIGVLLLGRRPVRALFDIVPWVVLAAPIVMVTRVAQAEPHHVYQPALWQRILVAGDSLSFYLGKLLLPVNLAPDYGRTPEFVLDHGWSYLTGVFPYLLAVLLLWKGSRPCRAATGIFVCVLLPVSGIIPFVFQQISTVADRYLYLAMLGPALALTWVLAPIRSKAVWAGVVVVLALFAGISMAQIRFWHEPRVFYDHALKVNPRSWTAYNNLGNILAESNQPGEAIVAYEKAIAIDPDYAEAYNNLGTTYASLKHWEKSINAFVRAMEINPYYVDAAINLGDAYRANAQHDEAIAAYEWAIDSGSSTAKVYYSLCTLYHELSHNEEAASCYNKFLAIKPDSAEGYNNLGTVYKDLNRNADAIDAYHKALTIRPEFAEVYNNLGFLFAAEQKFAEAIRYYRKAAELYPDHPLPTRNLALALIALGQSDEAIAWLKKAISVDPTFAPAYNDLSRLYFARKEYRQSVTYGVRARELGLIDEDHWQTLVPYLNHH from the coding sequence GTGCTGAATACAAGACCATGGATAGCTCTTGTTGTTGTTGTTCTTGTCGTCCTGGGGCCGGTCATCGGTCATGAGTTTCTTGACTATGACGATGCGATTAATATTACCAGTAATCCCGAGGTAACCAAGTTCAGTCTCGAAGGGTTGCTGAGTTTCTGGCTCACGCCCTATGTTAATCTCTATATTCCGGTTACTTATAACCTGTGGGCGTTACTCGCCAAGGCATCAGGTGTTCTTCCCGGCGCTGTTGTCGGTCAACTCAATCCCGCGCTTTTTCATGGTGTAAATCTGCTGCTTCATCTTGCCGGGGCCAGTATGGTCTTTTTGCTCCTGAGTGACCTGTTCCGGGCTCCTTGGGCGGCTTGGGCCGGAGCTGTGTTGTTTGCCATTCATCCCGTCCAGGTGGAATCAGTGGCTTGGGTCACGGGCATGAAGGACGTGCTCAGTGGTTTTTTTTCGCTCATGGCCCTTTGGTTCCTTGTTCGATATGTCAGGGAAGATGGTGAAGAGGGAAACAGGTGGGGTTGGTATCTCGCGGCTGCGATTTTTTTCCTACTGGCGATGCTCTCTAAACCTGGCGCTGTGGCAACGCCCGCGCTCGCATGGATTATCGGGGTCTTATTGCTTGGCAGGAGGCCGGTCAGAGCACTTTTTGACATTGTGCCATGGGTGGTTCTAGCGGCCCCGATTGTCATGGTGACCAGAGTTGCCCAGGCTGAACCTCATCATGTGTACCAGCCAGCTTTGTGGCAGCGTATTCTGGTGGCCGGTGACTCCCTGTCATTTTATCTTGGTAAGCTTCTCCTGCCGGTGAATCTTGCCCCAGATTATGGCAGGACCCCGGAGTTTGTGCTCGATCATGGCTGGAGTTATTTGACCGGTGTGTTTCCCTATCTCTTGGCCGTTCTTTTGCTGTGGAAGGGGAGTCGACCATGCCGTGCCGCGACCGGAATCTTTGTCTGTGTGCTGCTGCCGGTGTCGGGGATAATCCCCTTTGTCTTTCAGCAGATCTCAACGGTGGCGGATCGTTATCTCTATCTCGCCATGCTGGGGCCGGCCCTGGCCTTGACTTGGGTTCTTGCACCGATCCGGTCGAAGGCGGTGTGGGCGGGAGTAGTGGTGGTGCTCGCCCTGTTTGCCGGTATCTCCATGGCTCAGATTCGCTTCTGGCACGAGCCAAGGGTCTTTTACGATCACGCCTTGAAGGTAAATCCCAGGAGTTGGACCGCTTACAACAATCTCGGTAATATTCTGGCGGAGAGTAATCAGCCTGGCGAGGCCATTGTGGCCTATGAAAAGGCCATCGCCATTGATCCCGATTATGCCGAGGCCTATAATAATTTGGGTACAACGTATGCCTCTTTGAAACATTGGGAGAAGTCGATCAATGCCTTTGTCCGGGCGATGGAGATTAATCCCTATTATGTTGATGCCGCGATTAATTTGGGCGATGCCTATCGGGCGAATGCCCAGCACGATGAGGCCATTGCCGCTTATGAGTGGGCCATCGACTCAGGGTCATCCACGGCTAAAGTCTATTATAGTCTATGCACTCTGTATCATGAACTCTCGCACAATGAGGAGGCCGCCTCCTGTTACAATAAGTTTTTGGCAATCAAGCCTGATTCTGCCGAAGGCTATAATAACCTGGGCACGGTTTACAAGGACTTGAACAGGAACGCCGATGCCATTGATGCCTACCATAAGGCCTTGACCATAAGGCCTGAGTTTGCCGAGGTCTACAATAATCTGGGGTTCTTATTTGCCGCAGAGCAGAAGTTCGCCGAGGCGATCAGGTATTACCGCAAGGCGGCGGAACTCTATCCTGATCATCCTTTGCCAACGCGTAATTTGGCGTTGGCCTTGATTGCCTTGGGTCAAAGCGATGAAGCCATTGCCTGGCTCAAAAAGGCAATTTCTGTCGATCCCACTTTTGCCCCGGCGTATAACGACTTGTCCCGGCTGTACTTTGCCAGAAAGGAGTACCGGCAGTCGGTGACCTATGGTGTGCGGGCTCGGGAGTTGGGGCTTATTGATGAGGACCACTGGCAGACTCTTGTTCCTTACCTGAATCATCACTGA